Within the Buteo buteo chromosome 2, bButBut1.hap1.1, whole genome shotgun sequence genome, the region GCTACTGACTTTTTGTAAAGCACATACACAGGCAACATCactggcaggcagctgcctgaaaCAAGATCAGTTATAAAATTAGACCCAACAAATGCTTCCAGTAACACCTTGATAATGGTTGCAATAACTTCGGAGCACTTGGAGAAAACTATTTTCCAGTGCAGGTACTTCTCAATTCTGTGTAGATGATACATGTTTTTAACTGCTGTGACTGTCACAGGAAGATTAAGATATGCTTGTTCAATGTAAGAAAATGCGTCACTCGGCACTGATGGCTAATTTACAGATGCAGTTGCTTGGCCTGTCCTGGATGAGACTTAGAGATGTATAAGAACATGGTTAGTAGATGTGTTCCCTGTAAATAGATTGTGGTGATTGCATGTATTGGTCTTGATTTCTCATACAGGGTTTAGTAACATGGTGCTCTCAAGCAAAAGATTTCTGGAAGACTTGCAAACTTTTAAGTTTGACTTCCTTTACAAAGGGAAGGAGTCTGCTTATCAGATCAGTCAGGTATAATCTGAGTCAATCTTAGTGAAGAGATTCTATTAAGATTAAAGCAGTAACCTTGAAAGAAGATggacacatttttatttaatacaagCTGCAAATATGAGCTGTTCTGTAGGCTAACAAACTGGTTTAGCTGACAGTGAAAATAGGTTTATGTTAGATAAACTGCAGCAGAGGTGCAAATGTACCGTAGTCTTGATATACCAGGCAGGTAAATGTCAGGCTGATACTCCCTCCCCTAGACGGGCTATTCTCATAGTTCTTGTCCTCTGTAAGACAGAGTAGAAGTAAACAGTTCACTGTGCTCTGTCCTAATGGAGTTTAAcagctttagaaagaaaattatctagGTTTTACCAAAGCTGTTCAGAATTATTGTTCAGATTTGAGAAATGCTGTGGGCTTGTTGACTACTTTGGCATGTGCATAACTCTTCTCCAAAATCCGAAGTTAATACCTAAGTTTTATTCATCATCAAAATACTCTTTCATTCCTGTGAAAACCAAGAAATTTGAATAGTCTTCTGTAGTGACTTGAAACTATTAGCTCATAAGCCTGCTAAGCTTGCAGAACTCTTTCTCAGTTTTTTAGAATTCAGATGCAAGGTTGGGACTGATGGTACACAATACAGTCTAGTGCAATGTCTTGCATTGCTCTTcagatatgtttaaaaaaaaaaaccacccaacctCCATTTAAACCAAAAGCTGATGCTTGCTAAACAAGTGGGTAGTGTCATGGGGGAGGAGGTGGTTTTTAAGAAGTTAACAGCCTGTAAATCCTGGCAGTACCTCCATATGAACTTCTGTATAAcatgacatttttcaaaattcagacTTGACTTCCGAGTACCAGGTAGTCTTTAGAAATAGCGAGGTTTACAGAAGCTTGCTGTTATGCTGAAGTTTGTAAAGTATAACGAGTCCTTCTGTCTCTTCTTGATGGTTAAGATCTGTATTACTGACCTTGACAATGTAATGTCACTAGTCATGTGTCCTCCAATCGATTTGAATAGCTTGATTTAAAGGAGCTGGTATATGCTTCATGGTTGAAGGCTACAACCTTGGTTATCTTTGCAGgagtgctttttttaatgttgtttctaCTCTCCCACCACCTTACCCCCACCCTGCATGTATTGATCCAGTTTCTGTCAGGAAAATGAATATTTGTACCTAGTCTGGGGTTGCTGCTCCTTTTGTAAGTGTAGTGGTTAACCTTGTCAGTGACACACAGGAAGACAAAGTCAGCAGCTTGTTTTGACTTGATTTACCCCCTTGTAAAATGAGAAGAGAATGGGAAGGAAAATATGGGAGAACATTCAGTTATAGAAACCTTAAAACCAAACAGCATGTACCCTTTTTCCCTGGCTACCTTTGGTCTGCGGTTATTTTGAACTCTTAAGGATTAAAACCAATTTCCCatctaagtaaaaaaaaaaaatgctacctGGAATTGTTGGGTGGTTACAGGTGTATGAAATGCAGATTAGGATGTTAGAAACTAAGCTGCAGCTAGCAGGCTGATCTAAGGTTAGCATTTCAAAGACTGGATATCTGATTGATAATGCACTTCGGAACACTTAAATCAGCATTATTCATTGCTATTTTGTAGATGTTCTTCAGCTTTATTTTGGAATAGTGTTGCAGTTCAGTGGCTAGTCTGGTCTGTTGGATTGTACCTAATGGTACAGCTACTCGTATCTCTTCAGGCTGCTGAAATTGAAACAACGATTTCAGAATGCAGTTGCTGTAAGGCATCTTCCTTCATCTGTGCAGAATTCAACAGTGGAAGGAAATTATAAATGTTGTTCCCAAGCATATTTGAATCTGAGGTGGTAGTAAATATCTCAAGACATAGTCAATGGTCTTGACTGGTTCATCTACCAGTATGTTAACTTCAAAACTAGTTTGGTGATCATTTTTATTAGCAGCCTGCTGATAGGAGGAAACAGGAACAGttagaataaaaatagattatCTTTTGTGCCAAGCATATTGTGAATTGCATAGATCTTGCCCAGTTTTCTGTTGGAAATGTCGCATCTGACTTACAGCGAGGACTACGGGGAACAAAGGTACGCTTTTTACTTTTAGTGCTATCCCACTTCTTTCTGTTTGGAAGGTGTTAGTGGGGTTGACAAAGTAATGCATAAGACCTGTGGGGAGCTATCAAGCTTTTGTTCAGGCACTTCTTCCAACTTAGAGACTCAGGAGAATTTTTCTATTAATGGTGAACTGACAGCATGACTTAAGATTTTCCTTCCCCTTATCACTGCTACTCCCAAACTCCTAACAGCATATTGGAAGAATCCAGTGTTtaaggaactggaaaaaaatggttgtATTGTCAGTGCATCCTCCATGCAGATTGTGAGGAGTAGGCTCCGAGTTGGCTAGTTTCTTCCAGGCTGTGGAGTAGGGACTGGTTTAGGAACCTAAGTGTTTCCAACTGCATAGTGCAGGGTACTTACAGTATGTTGTGTTACATCTTAAATCAGCTCAATGCTGCTTATCTGCTGCAGATGCAGATCTACTGTCCATTTTGAAAGAGCCAGGGAAGGGTTGCTGCCAAAAGTTGTGGGAGTGCAGAGTCGGGACAAACAGCACTGGCATGTATACAGCAAAGTAACTAGATTCCTCAGGAGCTGTTGGAGTATTCTGCAGCTGGCTCAGAGACAGTGAAATATAAGCTTGCCTCGGAGTTGCCTAACTTATTCAGTGagacttttaaaactgcagGCCTGTCTTCTGTTTAATTATGATTTTCTAAAAAGTACTCCTGGAGGAAACTCTTAAACTGGGAAATCTGTCTTTACACAAATACATCGTCAAATGGACTTTGTTCTCCTGACACAGTACTGCAAACCTGTCCTTTAAAGAGATTAGTGGCTTGCCTTTACTTCATTGTCTAGGAATGTTTTGATCAGCATAGCTCTAACACCTAACTGCACATTGAAAGCTTGATTGCTGGAAGAGATGGTTTTGCTCGCTGCACTAGTTACCACTACAAATGTTTCTGCTTGGCTAGCTCCCAGAACAGGCTGTCACCAGCTCTGTgtctgtgctggaaacagtgttggactgtggggggaaggggaacaaatgaaataaaagtatgACAGCTTTGAGTGACCTGTTGTGAAGCTGTAGCCTTGAATTTCTCTTTCTGGGTTAGTGAAGAGACAGCTACAGATTTATGGTACAAATACTTCGTACTGCTTGGTGATATCAAATGGAGGTGCATACTGAAGACTTTGATAGGGCATTTGATAATATTTCAGCCTCCTGCCCCCAATTATATTGgctttctgtgcaaaaaaaaaaaaagcgagtTTGGTGACTTCATGTGTGCAACTAAAAGAGAGCATTTGTTTATAAAGCATGTTCAATTTTCAGTTTAACTTCAAGGAAGAGTATTTTTGCATAGGAAGAAACCTTTCTTCTTGTGGTACAGGAAAGGCATAAAGGAGGAGGTTCAATAATAACTCTTTAGGTAGTCTTTGTACCACTGAATAATAGCAGCCTGCCTTAAATGGTCATTTCAGCCTTCCCTGTGAAAATCCATGTTGTAGCCCTGTATCAAGCAGTTTTGCTAGTATCTTAAGAGTAGTTGTTTttgagggaaaggaggaagtcTGACATGTAGCCCATGTCTTTGCAGCATGTCCAAGCTGTGGAATTTAATGTCTGGACTTCTTATGCAAGGATAGAGAAGTAAAAAATGGCTCTATCATGGTCagtcttcaattttttttctcttccagctttAAGAGGAGACTATATCTTACATATAGTTTGCCAGAAAAAGTCTGGGTGACATATCTCATTCTTTTGGCTCTCTGTCCATGGGGGTTTGCTAATTAGCATTTGAATATACTTACTGTAGTAATGAAATGGCAAGATGTGTGAAGTCTTAGTTTGCTATTCTAGTGTTCTAATATGAAATCCTGTCTTACTAGCTCTGATTAGTGTTTAAGTTCTCACCTTGCTCTTTTTTAGGGTCTCTGAAAGGTAGCAGGAAGGAGTTCTGGGAGCACAAGGAACATGGCAACCCAAGGTATATGATGCATTACAATTTCTGTTACTAGAATCTAGCAGTTCTAATAAAGAGCAGTTAAACTGGCTACTTGCTTcacttttttaactttttaaagtcACTTGGGTTGAATAATGTCTGCACTACTACAGAAATTAATACATTACACTGGAACTCAAACCTGCAGACAAGTTTGTCATTGTAAGCATTTTGGGTCTCTTAAGTACAGTCAAGTACATCATCATGTTATGTGGAAAAGGGAACCTTTAAGCAGTAGACTAACAATAGCAGTGATTGCTCTGCCTGTTAGTCGGGCTTACAGATGTCTGCACTGGTTTGACATAAAGCCTCAgtttaaaaatgctgtcttgCTTGCAGTGTTACCTCTGCTGGGTTGAGGTagttgttttaaacaaaaataaactgttatAAACATGTGTGATCTCTTGAAGGATTAATACATGCTGGAGTAATTGAACTCAACTTAATTGTTCAACAATGATTTCTTACAGCTGACTTGATGGAGTTGGATATGGCAATGGAGccagacagaaaagcagcagtgagtCACTGGCAGCAACAATCATATCTGGACTCTGGTATCCATTCTGGTGCCACAACAACTGCTCCCTCCTTGAGTGGCAAGGGAAATCCTGAAGAGGAAGATGTGGACACAACACAAGTGCTGTACGAGTGGGAGCAGGGATTCTCACAGTCCTTTACCCAGGAGCAAGTTGCTGGTAAGGCCTTTTCTATTACACTGGTTTGCTTAGACACGCAGCTTAAcaatacagaaatgtaaataccAAATTATTACCTATCTAGAAGATGAGCTTTTTATTCCTAGTTTTGAGGTAATGACTTGCCTTGTTTTTCAGATATTGATGGCCAGTATGCAATGACTAGAGCTCAGAGAGTGCGTGCAGCTATGTTCCCTGAAACACTGGATGAAGGAATGCAAATCCCATCCACGCAATTTGATGCTGCTCATCCAACTAATGTGCAACGCCTGGCTGAGCCATCCCAGATGTTAAAACATGCTGTTGTTAATTTGATAAACTACCAAGATGATGCAGAACTTGCAACTCGTGCAATCCCAGAACTGACCAAACTGTTGAATGATGAGGACCAGGtaagcattttctttgcctcagtgtAGCTTGCTTGTGGGGCTGCTTCAATGACCTTAAAACTAAAAgctttcttcaaatatttctgtaggTGGTGGTGAACAAGGCTGCAGTTATGGTTCATCAGTTATCCAAAAAGGAAGCGTCTCGCCATGCTATTATGAGATCTCCTCAAATGGTGTCTGCTATTGTACGTACGATGCAAAATACAAATGATGTGGAAACGGCCCGTTGTACTGCAGGTACACTACACAACCTCTCACATCACCGTGAAGGCTTGTTGGCAATCTTCAAATCAGGAGGCATCCCTGCTTTGGTTAAAATGCTTGGGTATGTAGACTACTAAGATGGTACTTGTGTTTTTTAGTTGGTACTGGTAGGTGCAGGTACTcacaaggtttttttccttctgtaggtCTCCAGTGGACTCTGTGCTATTCTATGCTATTACAACTCTTCACAATCTCCTGTTACATCAGGAAGGAGCCAAAATGGCGGTCCGTCTAGCTGGTGGGCTGCAGAAAATGGTTGCCTTGCTTAACAAGACAAATGTAAAATTCTTGGCCATCACAACGGACTGCCTTCAGATCTTAGCATATGGCAATCAAGAAAGTAAGGTAAGTGCCTCTGCTATTGAAGTACTTAACAAGCAAGCTTGCTATGAATGGCCTAACAGTTCCTGTGTACTGATCTCCTTATTCTGAATCTCAGCCATGTTGGCCTTTTGCCAGTCAGTCTTGACCTTGCAAGAGGTGAGAGATGCAGGAATtattctgcagaaatgcagtCGTGCTATAGTGAGACTGCAAAACTTATGGACCACACCAGCAGATGTGAACAGTTTTTTAGAGTTCTGTAGCCTATGGTGGGTGTAAGCCAGCAACAATTACTACCTACTGACTTGCACAGGAAGTGACAGATAAATgttgtttttgctgtttttcagctgatTATTCTGGCAAGTGGTGGACCCCAGGCTCTAGTAAACATAATGAGGACCTATACTTACGAGAAACTATTGTGGACCACAAGTAGGGTGCTGAAGGTGTTGTCAGTCTGCTCCAGCAACAAACCTGCTATTGTTGAGGCTGGTAAGTACCTTGTACCCACAGTAACTTAAAAAGCTATACAGTACTTCAACATACGTTCCACACAAGAATAGAAACTGCTAGCATCAAAAATTGAACTTGCATTGGTCCTTCAGTCCACAACTAGTTTTGGAGGCCTTTAGTATACAGAAGTATAAAAGGCAGTCTGTTTTAAGTAAGTCTGTGATGTTGTTAGCTGGGTGGCTGAGCATTGTCAGAATGGTCCCCTTAGAATATGCATACATTTAACAAGACCCAGCATCACAAAGAGAATATCAgggtttttcctctgtgtgatGAAGAGTTAGGGCCTAGCCATATTACATTACTAATGCCAAGAAGGATCTAGAAGGTTGTGAGATATGCACTCAGACTTCAAGGAAGAGAAGGACCTGACTGTTCACAAGATGAGCATCTGAGTAATGGTGTCAAATTTGTACTATCTTATAGGTGGGATGCAAGCTTTGGGACTCCACCTCACAGATCCAAGCCAGCGTCTTGTCCAGAACTGTCTCTGGACTCTGAGGAATCTGTCGGATGCTGCAACAAAGCAGGTAAATGGCTCTTCTAAGGGATCGGGATCAAAAACCAACATagtggaagaggagagagactaaatttttcttccctctttttttgcAGGAGGGCATGGAAGGCCTTCTAGGAACTCTTGTTCAGCTTTTAGGATCAGATGATATTAATGTTGTGACTTGTGCTGCAGGCATTCTTTCTAATCTTACCTGCAACAATTACAAGAACAAGATGATGGTGTGCCAGGTTGGTGGCATTGAGGCTCTTGTGCGCACAGTTCTCCGGGCTGGAGACAGGGAAGACATCACAGAACCTGCTATTTGTGCGCTTCGTCACCTCACCAGCAGACATCAAGAAGCTGAGATGGCTCAAAATGCAGTACGTCTCCATTATGGACTCCCAGTGGTGGTTAAACTGTTGCACCCACCATCACACTGGCCTTTGATCAAGGTAAATAATGGTTAGCAGCTTTCAGCATGGAAACtggtgctttttttaatgtaactttaactgtgaaaaatactttgtttccaAGGTGTTGGGGAGTGTAATTTGTCTGATGGGAAAGTTGCTCCAATTGAGCAACTTAGTGTTGTCTCCTAGAGGTTTAAACATTTGGGATcaactgatgaaaaaaagaaatctcttaaCAGCAAGCACACCAGTCATGCTCTTTTATTCCCCACCCCCTTTCTTAATTGTAGGCTACTGTCGGTTTGATCCGCAATCTGGCACTCTGTCCTGCAAACCATGCCCCACTGCGTGAGCAAGGTGCTATTCCAAGGCTAGTTCAGTTGCTGGTTAGAGCACATCAAGATACCCAGCGACGTACTTCTATGGGTGGGACACAACAGCAGTTTGTGGTAAGTGGCCACCGCTAACTGAAGTTATGTGTAAAACTTGTGTCCAAAACTCCTAATTTGTCAGTGGGCCTCAGCCATGTATTTGTCTAAATAGCTGTTGTCTTATCACTTGCTCTAATTCATGTTACTCTCTTGGTGTGCTGATAATTCTGTCTGGGCAGAcctgaagtttttcttaaacaagAATACCAAAACCTAGGTTCTTGGTTTACTAAGAACCTCTTGAGCATTTAATTCTGGATGCTATAGATCAGAGATACTGGTTTTGCCTACTCTGGCAAGGCAAGTAGCCTCTCTGGCAAGGAAACAAGAACTGCCTCATCCTTCTCAGAAGTATGGGTTTAAGAATGCTATCACACCTTATTGTGTATTTTCAAGGGTGCTTAGAGTTGTAAAAGTTGTACAGGCTCCATACTTGTTACCTGTTTGGGTACCAGGTCAGTGTGGCAAGATCAGTCTTGattcccccctctgcccccattAAACACATTAACAAAGGGAAAGTTGCCTTAGCATGGGCAAATGGAAGCAGTACCTACTAGTACAGGAGTGTAGTTAATACttgcagaggcaggagggagccTCTTTGTTACTGATAACCAGTTTCAAACTCAGTAAACTGCCAAGCTAATCCAGCTTGGGGGGAAAAGAGACAGTGTTGTCAGACATGAAGTTCATAatgaactgaaattaaaatgagacCACTGGGGAGGAGTTCCACTGAGATGCTTCACTTGCTGAATTTAGTTGGATAAATTGGGCCAACTTCTAGCAGGATTGGATGTTAAGTTTGAAGGTGTGATGTAGTAGATAGCGGATATGAGCCCTGTTGGGGGAAGGGGTTATGTGCAGGGGACAAGTTTGGTTGGGTTGTTGGCAGGCTGATCAGCTTTTTGTCAGTCATCTTAGAAGATAGCATGCAATATCTCAATTtcaaaaaatgccttttctttccttaactAGGAGGGTGTGCGTATGGAAGAAATTGTCGAGGGCTGCACTGGAGCCCTGCATATTCTTGCACGTGATGTTCATAATCGAATCGTAATCAGGGGTCTAAATACAATTCCACTATTTGTGCAGGTAAGCAAGAGCTCAAGACAATGCTATAGCACATACTAGGAAAACTGGTAAAATGGCTCTTATGCTTCCTTGGTAGGACTACTAAGTCAGATTGTGCTGATGAGCTCGTTTCAAGTAGAAGAGCTAAAGAACCCCTTGTGTTTTGGTTGCAGTTGTTGTACTCTCCCATTGAGAATATCCAGAGAGTAGCTGCTGGTGTACTTTGTGAACTGGCTCAAGACAAGGAAGCAGCTGAAGCAATTGAAGCTGAAGGTGCAACTGCCCCTTTAACAGAACTGCTTCATTCTAGGAATGAGGGGGTTGGTAAGTGAACTTGAAAGATAAGTTTCATATTTGTGTTAGAAAAGTTGCTAGAAGACTCGACCTCTACTAAAATCACTCTTGCTTTCAAAAGCAACATACGCAGCTGCAGTGCTGTTCAGAATGTCTGAGGACAAACCACAAGACTATAAGAAGCGACTTTCAGTTGAATTGACAAGCTCTCTGTTCCGGACTGAGCCAATGGCTTGGAACGAGGTGAGTTGTGTCTTTTTGTATTAATGGTTCCTTGGGGAGACTTTATGTTCAGGTCCTCCCTCCTTCCAGTAGTGAAGTGTAGATGCCATCAGTGACACAGGCCCTGCTTTGCACATGGCTGTACCTTCTTTACTCTTGCTACGTATTCAGGTTCAGTGAACCTGTGGCAAGCAGCCTTAGAACTGCTTCTTCCCTTGCAGATGGGAAGAGTCCATTCTCGACTGCTGCTAAAGTTTGT harbors:
- the CTNNB1 gene encoding catenin beta-1 isoform X2, which produces MATQADLMELDMAMEPDRKAAVSHWQQQSYLDSGIHSGATTTAPSLSGKGNPEEEDVDTTQVLYEWEQGFSQSFTQEQVADIDGQYAMTRAQRVRAAMFPETLDEGMQIPSTQFDAAHPTNVQRLAEPSQMLKHAVVNLINYQDDAELATRAIPELTKLLNDEDQVVVNKAAVMVHQLSKKEASRHAIMRSPQMVSAIVRTMQNTNDVETARCTAGTLHNLSHHREGLLAIFKSGGIPALVKMLGSPVDSVLFYAITTLHNLLLHQEGAKMAVRLAGGLQKMVALLNKTNVKFLAITTDCLQILAYGNQESKLIILASGGPQALVNIMRTYTYEKLLWTTSRVLKVLSVCSSNKPAIVEAGGMQALGLHLTDPSQRLVQNCLWTLRNLSDAATKQEGMEGLLGTLVQLLGSDDINVVTCAAGILSNLTCNNYKNKMMVCQVGGIEALVRTVLRAGDREDITEPAICALRHLTSRHQEAEMAQNAVRLHYGLPVVVKLLHPPSHWPLIKATVGLIRNLALCPANHAPLREQGAIPRLVQLLVRAHQDTQRRTSMGGTQQQFVEGVRMEEIVEGCTGALHILARDVHNRIVIRGLNTIPLFVQLLYSPIENIQRVAAGVLCELAQDKEAAEAIEAEGATAPLTELLHSRNEGVATYAAAVLFRMSEDKPQDYKKRLSVELTSSLFRTEPMAWNETADLGLDIGAQGEPLGYRPDAVSSE
- the CTNNB1 gene encoding catenin beta-1 isoform X1 encodes the protein MATQADLMELDMAMEPDRKAAVSHWQQQSYLDSGIHSGATTTAPSLSGKGNPEEEDVDTTQVLYEWEQGFSQSFTQEQVADIDGQYAMTRAQRVRAAMFPETLDEGMQIPSTQFDAAHPTNVQRLAEPSQMLKHAVVNLINYQDDAELATRAIPELTKLLNDEDQVVVNKAAVMVHQLSKKEASRHAIMRSPQMVSAIVRTMQNTNDVETARCTAGTLHNLSHHREGLLAIFKSGGIPALVKMLGSPVDSVLFYAITTLHNLLLHQEGAKMAVRLAGGLQKMVALLNKTNVKFLAITTDCLQILAYGNQESKLIILASGGPQALVNIMRTYTYEKLLWTTSRVLKVLSVCSSNKPAIVEAGGMQALGLHLTDPSQRLVQNCLWTLRNLSDAATKQEGMEGLLGTLVQLLGSDDINVVTCAAGILSNLTCNNYKNKMMVCQVGGIEALVRTVLRAGDREDITEPAICALRHLTSRHQEAEMAQNAVRLHYGLPVVVKLLHPPSHWPLIKATVGLIRNLALCPANHAPLREQGAIPRLVQLLVRAHQDTQRRTSMGGTQQQFVEGVRMEEIVEGCTGALHILARDVHNRIVIRGLNTIPLFVQLLYSPIENIQRVAAGVLCELAQDKEAAEAIEAEGATAPLTELLHSRNEGVATYAAAVLFRMSEDKPQDYKKRLSVELTSSLFRTEPMAWNETADLGLDIGAQGEPLGYRPDDPSYRSFHSGGYGQDALGMDPMMEHEMGGHHPGADYPVDGLPDLGHAQDLMDGLPPGDSNQLAWFDTDL